From a region of the Malania oleifera isolate guangnan ecotype guangnan chromosome 12, ASM2987363v1, whole genome shotgun sequence genome:
- the LOC131143950 gene encoding non-classical arabinogalactan protein 30-like has product MGALLPPKALVLILQLSLLLPSCLTVHGDPALETQAPPPEAQPPILWDPLFPFPCFPGPSPGPLPGPLRNSRLPRHLLINSPQLPPILPRPHFEPSSCPPDFHGSLPADALPPEEFIVPPFPKPNTQVVAVHGVVYCKSCHRAGGVDSLSDASLLGGAVVKVQCNDARQPFMQEASTDESGKFYIQAPDSLSKDEAHKCKAFLVSSPGEKLCSVATDLNGGLNGAVLTHMEEKPPQYNLRTRLINLIAAEAIDANDPNNGSLKPLALFTVGPFAFKSADDSSNCRSP; this is encoded by the exons ATGGGTGCTCTTCTTCCACCTAAAGCCCTTGTGCTTATTTTGCAGCTCTCGCTGCTGCTACCCAGCTGCCTCACCGTTCATGGTGACCCAGCGCTTGAAACTCAGGCGCCGCCCCCGGAGGCACAACCACCCATCTTATGGGATCCGCTGTTTCCCTTTCCCTGCTTCCCTGGCCCCAGCCCCGGTCCCCTCCCTGGCCCATTGCGCAATTCGCGCCTTCCCCGCCATCTTCTCATCAACTCCCCTCAACTCCCTCCCATCCTGCCTCGTCCTCATTTTGAACCCTCTTCTTGTCCCCCAGACTTTCACGGTTCTCTGCCAGCCGACGCCTTACCTCCCGAAGAGTTTATAGTTCCTCCTTTCCCCAAGCCAAATACTCAAGTTGTGGCTGTGCATGGCGTTGTTTATTGCAAGTCTTGCCACCGCGCCGGTGGGGTTGATTCCCTTTCCGATGCTTCACTTCTTGGCG GTGCTGTTGTGAAAGTCCAGTGCAACGACGCCAGGCAACCATTTATGCAGGAGGCTTCAACTGATGAGAGCGGCAAGTTCTACATCCAGGCACCGGACAGCTTATCCAAGGATGAGGCCCACAAGTGCAAGGCATTCCTTGTTTCTTCGCCAGGGGAAAAGTTGTGCAGCGTTGCAACTGATCTCAATGGGGGCTTGAACGGTGCCGTTTTGACCCACATGGAGGAGAAACCTCCTCAATATAATCTGCGCACCAGGCTCATCAATCTCATCGCCGCCGAAGCTATCGATGCAAATGATCCGAACAACGGGTCATTGAAACCATTGGCTCTCTTCACCGTTGGACCTTTCGCCTTCAAATCAGCAGATGACTCGAGCAACTGCCGATCTCCCTGA